A stretch of the Methanobacterium veterum genome encodes the following:
- a CDS encoding DUF6884 domain-containing protein, which yields MKSLCIIACGKKKIWDENPEKGPVKAENLYTGSFTRKCMQYAKKADFGSWCILSAKYGFLFPDEVVQGQYSECFHNKTSNPITLENLFLQIKSKELDKYEKITILGGNYYTHMMKKLFSEKEVLNPLNGCKGIGHMMKKLNSLINTASL from the coding sequence ATGAAATCTCTGTGTATAATCGCATGTGGAAAAAAGAAAATATGGGATGAAAATCCAGAAAAAGGTCCTGTAAAAGCAGAAAATTTGTATACAGGTTCATTTACCAGAAAATGTATGCAATACGCTAAAAAGGCTGATTTTGGTTCATGGTGCATTTTATCAGCTAAATACGGGTTTTTATTTCCAGATGAAGTTGTCCAGGGACAGTACAGTGAATGTTTCCACAATAAAACATCAAATCCAATTACATTAGAGAATCTTTTTTTACAGATAAAGTCTAAAGAACTTGATAAATACGAAAAAATCACTATTCTTGGTGGAAATTATTATACTCACATGATGAAAAAATTGTTTAGCGAAAAAGAAGTTCTTAATCCGTTAAATGGATGCAAAGGTATTGGACACATGATGAAAAAACTCAATAGTTTAATTAACACTGCATCACTTTAA
- a CDS encoding ZIP family metal transporter has translation MIPEWIMAGLWGLIAGSALLIGALFAYLFKIPQRIVASIMAFGAGVLLSAISLELMEESFSLGGFPNMVTGFLLGALIFTVINIYLARYGAKHRKRSGKQVQSKACLKIIV, from the coding sequence ATGATACCCGAATGGATTATGGCAGGATTATGGGGTTTAATAGCTGGATCCGCTCTTTTAATTGGAGCACTGTTTGCATATTTATTTAAGATTCCCCAACGTATTGTAGCATCTATAATGGCATTTGGTGCAGGTGTTTTACTTTCAGCAATCTCCTTGGAGTTAATGGAAGAATCATTTTCCCTTGGAGGATTCCCAAACATGGTTACAGGTTTTCTTCTGGGGGCCTTAATCTTTACAGTTATAAATATTTATCTTGCGCGCTATGGGGCTAAACACCGTAAACGTTCAGGTAAACAGGTTCAATCAAAGGCATGTCTGAAGATAATAGTTTAG
- a CDS encoding ZIP family metal transporter yields the protein MSEDNSLAIVVGSVIDGIPESTAIGITIITGGAVSVATVAAIFISNIPEGLSSTAGIKNAGWNPGSIFGMWLLITAVSGLASLAGYAIFSQLPQSINSLTLALAAGGILAMLVDTMIPEAFSETHDLAGLITVLGFIVSFILSKIG from the coding sequence ATGTCTGAAGATAATAGTTTAGCTATTGTCGTGGGCTCTGTAATAGACGGGATCCCTGAATCAACTGCCATAGGGATTACTATAATTACAGGCGGTGCTGTAAGTGTTGCGACAGTTGCAGCAATTTTTATATCCAATATACCTGAAGGTTTATCAAGTACAGCCGGTATCAAAAATGCAGGGTGGAACCCTGGTTCAATATTTGGTATGTGGCTCCTTATTACAGCTGTCAGTGGGTTAGCGTCTCTGGCAGGTTATGCTATATTCAGTCAGCTACCGCAGAGTATAAATTCATTAACTCTAGCGCTTGCAGCAGGTGGAATTCTTGCAATGCTCGTAGATACAATGATTCCTGAAGCTTTTTCAGAAACTCATGACCTTGCAGGTTTAATTACAGTTTTAGGGTTTATAGTTTCATTTATCCTTTCAAAAATAGGATAA
- a CDS encoding FprA family A-type flavoprotein, producing MKADAVKINDGVYWVGVLDWDLRSYHGYTLNGTTYNAYLIFGEDKTVLIDNAYPGTTSQMLGRIEDACNKEGKDFKIDIIIQNHIEKDHSGTLQEMHKKFPDAPIYCTQKALNGLKMHYSLENVNFNVVKTGDELDVGNRKLTFIEAPMLHWPDSMFTLLVDDGILFSNDAFGQHLCFKQRMDDEIPEFVLMDAAKKFYANLLTPLSPMILRKFKEIEDLALLEKIETIAPAHGQIWTDPMKIIEAYSNWATGKCKNKVTVVYDTMHGSTQKMAHALVEGIMSEDVDVFTYFLHEDERSEIVKDILDSKAVLFGVPTIFNNPFPSIGDLIYYLGSLRFDRPQIKKLALIFGSYGWSKGGIHKLADDIENCGFEIFDKLEVNFVPKGEELDKCYEMGKNLAVELKKR from the coding sequence ATGAAGGCAGATGCAGTCAAAATTAATGATGGTGTATACTGGGTTGGAGTTTTAGACTGGGATTTAAGGAGTTACCATGGATATACCCTAAATGGGACAACATATAACGCTTACTTAATATTTGGAGAAGATAAGACAGTTTTAATTGATAACGCATATCCTGGAACAACTTCTCAGATGTTGGGCAGAATTGAAGATGCCTGTAATAAGGAAGGAAAAGATTTCAAAATAGATATTATAATTCAAAACCATATTGAAAAGGATCATAGTGGTACACTGCAAGAAATGCATAAAAAATTCCCTGATGCACCAATATACTGTACTCAAAAGGCATTAAATGGGCTTAAAATGCATTATTCCCTTGAAAATGTTAATTTTAATGTTGTCAAGACTGGAGATGAGCTTGATGTTGGGAATAGAAAATTAACTTTCATTGAAGCTCCTATGCTACACTGGCCTGACAGCATGTTTACACTGCTCGTTGATGATGGCATACTATTTTCAAACGATGCTTTTGGACAGCATTTATGTTTTAAACAGAGAATGGATGATGAAATTCCTGAATTTGTACTAATGGATGCTGCAAAGAAGTTTTATGCTAATTTACTTACGCCACTATCTCCAATGATACTCAGAAAATTTAAAGAAATTGAAGATCTGGCATTATTGGAAAAAATTGAAACAATTGCTCCTGCACATGGTCAAATCTGGACAGATCCAATGAAGATTATTGAGGCATACAGCAACTGGGCTACAGGTAAATGTAAAAATAAGGTAACTGTCGTTTATGATACAATGCACGGCTCAACACAAAAGATGGCCCATGCATTAGTAGAAGGAATTATGAGTGAAGATGTAGATGTTTTCACCTATTTCTTGCATGAAGACGAACGTAGCGAAATTGTAAAGGATATTTTAGACAGTAAAGCTGTTTTATTTGGAGTTCCTACCATTTTTAACAATCCATTTCCAAGTATTGGAGATTTAATTTATTATCTTGGAAGCTTAAGGTTTGATAGGCCCCAAATTAAAAAATTAGCCCTTATTTTTGGATCCTATGGATGGTCTAAAGGTGGAATCCATAAATTAGCAGATGATATTGAAAACTGTGGATTTGAAATTTTCGATAAACTTGAAGTAAATTTCGTTCCTAAAGGAGAAGAATTAGATAAATGCTATGAAATGGGTAAAAATTTAGCTGTTGAGCTGAAAAAACGCTAG
- a CDS encoding histidine kinase dimerization/phosphoacceptor domain -containing protein, with protein MNVFALISLVAFMVCFFLGNFIYHKNPKSRLNTIIALTCIFVGFLAFIEFEYRHAETFQTAFFWLKISTLWPIVPSLLLHVSLIFTKSSYLKNKLTYLLIYLPGIAISAVGLTTDLLISGASKEYWGWTYIVPADATLYNIMSLWTVVAVVLAGGICFAYYLKSYDLKKKQAKYILAGLYIPFFISLATDFMLPIVFLRVPELTMTTMTMGITLMSYGIWKYKFPALTPAIAADSIVSIMSNFFFLLDDDMRIVKVNQATMDLLGVADSELVDKPLNTVFAEDQKPLFKENPFNGDKKSITNIETMFKAKNGHLIPVFLSLSQIEIDNSQTLGIVCIGNDITDIKLAENKIKASLEEKGLLLQEIHHRVKNNLQIISSLLSLQSKYVKDKEDLELFRERQSRVRSMAFIHEQLYQSSDFTNIEFGAYVENLINYLSYSYSIDPSYINFKLDIDDVSLDINTAIPCGLIINELVTNSLKYAFPANYCKSQDNTTNLNEIYVYLHSYKKDKFILIISDNGVGLPEDINYKNNGTLGLLLVNSLVDQLDGTIELDRTNGTKFKLIFNKLEY; from the coding sequence ATGAACGTATTTGCATTAATTTCACTGGTAGCCTTTATGGTGTGTTTTTTTCTTGGTAATTTTATTTACCATAAAAATCCAAAAAGCCGGTTAAATACCATAATTGCGTTAACATGTATATTTGTAGGATTTCTCGCGTTTATAGAATTTGAATACAGGCATGCTGAAACCTTTCAGACAGCATTTTTCTGGTTAAAAATCAGTACCCTATGGCCAATAGTGCCTTCCTTACTACTGCATGTCTCATTGATATTTACCAAATCTTCCTATTTAAAAAATAAATTAACCTATCTTTTAATATATCTGCCAGGAATCGCCATTTCTGCAGTTGGATTAACCACTGATTTACTTATATCCGGCGCTTCAAAAGAATACTGGGGATGGACTTACATTGTTCCTGCAGATGCAACTTTATACAACATCATGTCGCTGTGGACAGTTGTTGCAGTGGTTTTAGCAGGGGGAATATGTTTTGCATATTATCTAAAATCATACGATTTAAAGAAAAAACAGGCTAAATACATCCTTGCAGGCCTTTACATACCTTTCTTTATAAGTTTAGCTACAGACTTCATGTTACCAATTGTATTTTTAAGGGTACCTGAACTGACAATGACCACCATGACAATGGGAATCACCCTCATGAGCTATGGAATCTGGAAATATAAATTTCCTGCACTTACTCCTGCTATCGCTGCAGATAGCATTGTGTCTATCATGTCAAACTTTTTCTTTTTACTTGATGATGACATGCGCATAGTAAAGGTTAACCAGGCAACTATGGATCTTTTAGGGGTCGCTGATTCAGAATTAGTTGATAAACCTCTTAACACTGTCTTTGCAGAGGATCAAAAGCCTTTGTTTAAAGAAAATCCATTTAATGGGGATAAAAAATCAATAACTAATATAGAAACCATGTTCAAGGCTAAAAATGGCCACTTAATTCCAGTATTTTTGTCCCTCTCTCAAATTGAAATTGATAACTCCCAAACATTGGGGATAGTTTGTATTGGTAACGATATTACCGATATTAAACTGGCAGAAAATAAAATTAAAGCATCCCTTGAGGAAAAAGGGCTACTTCTTCAAGAAATCCACCACCGTGTTAAAAATAATTTACAGATTATAAGCAGTCTGCTCAGCCTCCAATCTAAATATGTAAAAGATAAAGAAGATCTTGAGCTATTTAGAGAAAGGCAGAGCAGAGTCAGATCAATGGCATTTATCCATGAACAGCTGTATCAATCCTCAGATTTTACAAATATTGAATTTGGAGCATATGTTGAAAATTTAATAAATTATTTGTCCTATTCTTATTCCATAGATCCTTCTTACATAAACTTTAAGTTGGATATTGACGATGTTTCACTGGATATTAATACAGCAATTCCCTGTGGTTTAATCATTAACGAACTTGTAACAAACTCATTAAAATATGCTTTTCCAGCAAACTACTGCAAATCACAGGATAATACAACAAATTTAAATGAGATATATGTATATCTACATTCCTATAAAAAAGATAAATTTATTTTAATTATAAGCGATAATGGCGTTGGATTACCAGAAGACATTAATTATAAAAATAATGGCACCTTAGGTTTATTATTAGTAAATAGCCTTGTCGATCAATTAGATGGGACTATAGAACTTGATAGGACTAATGGGACTAAATTTAAATTAATTTTCAATAAATTAGAGTATTAA
- a CDS encoding UbiA family prenyltransferase → MHLNANYRNIEFKSLKYLKNEITYGGYLAALCSPCFIISASIILDIKISIPMLLISYLLPLIIYSYDYYKDIDKDIKNNSERATFLKRKADRYPFVFAFYSLFLVSLLVLYSNWGMVVFIVAIMAGGILYNVVLKNLTKKIPAFKNMFTALTWALVGALFPLFYYSMDINMSFIIAFSFIFMRVMNNVMFFDLKDIENDRSEGLKTLPVMLGKKGALNFLQALNVISFIPLVVGVYFNIIDIKGIFLLIFLFYSYFYINKANSASNSELEKTAHTLADLEFILWPVVLILIQFLSIV, encoded by the coding sequence ATGCATTTGAACGCCAATTATAGAAATATTGAATTTAAGTCTTTGAAATATTTAAAAAATGAAATTACCTATGGAGGATATTTAGCTGCACTGTGCAGTCCCTGTTTTATAATATCCGCATCGATTATTCTGGATATCAAAATTTCCATACCTATGCTGCTAATATCATATTTACTGCCTCTGATAATTTACAGCTACGATTACTATAAAGATATCGATAAGGATATTAAAAATAATTCAGAAAGGGCTACTTTTTTAAAAAGAAAAGCTGATAGATATCCCTTTGTATTTGCTTTTTACAGTTTATTTTTAGTTTCTCTGCTGGTATTATATTCAAACTGGGGGATGGTTGTTTTTATAGTGGCTATAATGGCCGGTGGGATACTGTACAACGTGGTGCTCAAAAACCTAACAAAAAAGATTCCTGCATTTAAAAACATGTTTACAGCATTAACATGGGCATTAGTAGGGGCACTTTTCCCTCTTTTTTACTATTCCATGGATATTAACATGTCTTTTATAATAGCATTTTCATTTATATTTATGAGGGTCATGAACAATGTTATGTTCTTTGATTTGAAGGATATAGAAAATGACAGGTCTGAAGGCTTAAAAACGCTCCCTGTAATGCTGGGAAAAAAAGGTGCATTAAACTTTCTGCAGGCTTTAAATGTTATTTCATTCATTCCTTTAGTGGTGGGAGTGTACTTTAACATAATTGATATTAAGGGTATTTTCTTGCTAATTTTCCTTTTTTATAGTTATTTCTATATTAATAAGGCAAACTCAGCATCAAATAGCGAATTAGAAAAAACTGCGCATACATTAGCGGATTTAGAGTTTATTTTATGGCCTGTTGTTCTTATACTGATCCAATTTTTAAGTATAGTTTAA
- a CDS encoding PaaI family thioesterase translates to MEKIKEFFKKDKFAEYTGIELLEVKEGWAKSKMEITENHLNGIGTVHGGAIFTLADFTFAAAANSYRTVTVAINANISFMKAARSGTLFAEAEEISANPKLGTYTITVTGDDGELIAIFQGMAYRKRDKIDI, encoded by the coding sequence ATGGAAAAGATTAAAGAATTCTTTAAAAAAGATAAATTTGCGGAATATACAGGTATAGAACTACTTGAAGTTAAAGAAGGATGGGCAAAATCTAAAATGGAGATAACTGAAAATCATCTTAATGGGATTGGGACTGTCCATGGGGGAGCTATATTTACTTTAGCAGATTTTACCTTTGCTGCTGCTGCAAATTCTTACAGGACTGTTACAGTAGCTATAAATGCAAATATCTCATTTATGAAAGCCGCTAGATCTGGAACTTTATTTGCAGAAGCAGAAGAGATATCTGCAAATCCAAAGCTTGGTACTTATACCATTACAGTTACAGGTGATGACGGTGAATTAATAGCAATCTTCCAGGGGATGGCCTACAGAAAGAGGGATAAAATAGATATTTAA
- a CDS encoding amino acid permease C-terminal domain-containing protein translates to MLHLFLTDVVPLVNIGTLAAFIVVSFAAIILRKTQPDIQRHFKTLLVPMIPAITIVFCILLVFELPTITQLKFIVWLAIGLVIYYFYGQHKNHLNKNQ, encoded by the coding sequence TTGCTGCATTTGTTCCTAACTGATGTAGTCCCGCTTGTAAATATAGGGACACTTGCAGCATTTATTGTAGTTTCATTTGCTGCAATAATATTAAGAAAAACGCAGCCAGACATTCAGCGCCATTTTAAAACGCTGCTTGTACCTATGATCCCTGCTATTACAATAGTATTCTGCATTTTGCTTGTATTTGAACTGCCGACAATTACTCAATTAAAATTTATTGTCTGGCTCGCAATAGGGTTGGTTATATATTATTTCTATGGCCAACATAAAAATCACTTAAACAAAAATCAATGA
- a CDS encoding alpha/beta hydrolase, whose product MDIKIDIKEIIGENAKNSYIPVELITDRGEVSCRFYKVDSNNLSVIWVGGVGGGWDTPAEELYPDLSEKIKKNGISSLRIRYRYPHDIEESLYDVLAGIKFLENLGASKIALVGHSLGGAVVIQAAASSSSVKTVVALSTQSHGTDSVSNFSQDTSILIIHGSDDPVLPINCSKQVYNKAHEPKEIVILTGNAHCLDESSEKVHQIVYDWIVSELTN is encoded by the coding sequence ATGGATATTAAAATAGATATCAAAGAAATTATAGGAGAAAATGCCAAAAATAGTTATATTCCTGTAGAATTGATAACTGATAGAGGTGAAGTATCCTGCCGATTTTATAAAGTTGACAGTAACAATTTAAGCGTAATTTGGGTAGGTGGAGTAGGTGGAGGTTGGGACACACCAGCTGAAGAATTATACCCCGATCTATCTGAAAAAATTAAAAAAAACGGCATATCCTCCCTTAGAATCCGCTACAGATATCCTCATGATATTGAAGAATCTTTATATGATGTACTTGCTGGAATTAAATTTTTAGAAAATTTAGGGGCATCCAAAATTGCTTTAGTTGGCCATTCACTTGGAGGCGCGGTGGTGATTCAAGCTGCTGCATCATCTAGTTCTGTTAAGACTGTAGTTGCACTTTCAACTCAAAGCCACGGGACTGATTCAGTTTCTAATTTTTCTCAAGATACTTCCATATTAATTATCCATGGATCTGATGATCCTGTTCTTCCCATAAACTGTTCTAAACAGGTTTACAATAAAGCACATGAGCCCAAGGAAATAGTTATATTAACTGGAAATGCACATTGTCTGGATGAATCATCTGAAAAAGTTCACCAGATAGTATACGATTGGATTGTGTCAGAATTAACTAATTAA
- a CDS encoding class I SAM-dependent methyltransferase, with translation MTFSLYILIVIALIGLFLIWIFWSSIIGAGFQPTSKKLVKQMLDMAEVGTGDIVYDLGSGDGRIVINAVKKYNAKAVGLEADPSRVFWSRLVITLSGIGNRAKIVWGNFFNQNISEATVVTLFLSDTANQKLKSKFLEELKPGTRIVSYVWKFRGWKPVKADETEEIYLYVIGQSNLSLKERDIRYY, from the coding sequence ATGACATTTTCATTATATATACTCATAGTTATAGCACTAATTGGACTTTTTTTAATATGGATATTCTGGTCAAGTATTATAGGTGCTGGATTTCAGCCTACTTCTAAAAAATTGGTTAAACAGATGCTTGATATGGCAGAAGTAGGTACAGGAGATATTGTATATGATCTCGGCTCTGGCGACGGTAGAATTGTGATTAATGCTGTTAAAAAGTATAATGCAAAGGCCGTAGGGTTGGAAGCAGACCCCTCACGTGTATTTTGGTCTCGCTTAGTCATAACACTTTCAGGTATTGGAAACAGAGCCAAAATTGTATGGGGAAACTTTTTCAATCAGAATATCAGTGAAGCTACTGTGGTAACTTTATTTTTAAGTGATACTGCCAATCAAAAATTAAAATCTAAGTTTCTGGAGGAATTAAAGCCTGGTACTCGAATTGTTTCATATGTCTGGAAATTCAGAGGGTGGAAACCAGTAAAAGCAGATGAAACTGAAGAGATTTATTTGTATGTAATAGGCCAAAGTAACTTATCATTAAAAGAACGTGATATACGCTATTATTAG
- a CDS encoding GAF domain-containing protein: MEELSNTERLIVSYIKSHPPEDCMLDKITRGTSRSRATVLKYLEILHAKEILDFKFVGRSKLWFLKHSIPEKPEIISETVDLDTQETNELVSAASRLHILRSKEAELKISINRPEALIFTINTYMDIITSNNSFDTFFPGKKNLREIISSEQINMLENIIRWLSSKDKTTIEIDMIEKSGVYRPYKISLQPILDDDEAVIGSVIMGEELSQSRRTKRELETLLSIAQAASSAGSEEQLMKETTGSIKDIIPYKYCTIFLKDNGNLRPAYETSQLTGKLLPNIKGFIEKSMDTLETKSAGNREFYLENVKSILEDMSISLMLSIPIIDEDSAIGSILLLTTLTSVSSVSIENVEMAADELSGYLKMQRLTSEKEEFANTLLAMNQISTVLNSTSNEDEMLEKAVKSTINSLGFEMGCIYLNDDKEELTLRVHRNLPEGLKNMCMAGMFKDLFSKTLEKQNLVYVTSESEEYDSLEPAVKANGIRTMLILPIKSGDNIIGLLNMGSRQIKHYNDISLENLSSIGLQLGLALEKSRLAIKLSRK, from the coding sequence ATGGAAGAATTATCAAATACTGAAAGGCTGATTGTGTCATATATTAAATCTCACCCGCCTGAAGACTGCATGCTGGATAAAATAACAAGAGGTACAAGTCGGAGTAGAGCTACAGTGCTTAAATACCTTGAAATATTGCATGCAAAAGAAATATTAGATTTTAAATTTGTGGGCCGGAGTAAATTATGGTTTTTAAAACATTCCATCCCTGAAAAACCTGAGATAATATCTGAAACTGTTGATCTTGATACTCAAGAAACAAACGAACTTGTATCTGCTGCTTCAAGATTACATATACTACGGTCAAAGGAAGCGGAACTTAAAATCTCAATTAACCGTCCTGAGGCATTAATATTCACTATTAACACATATATGGACATAATAACATCCAATAATTCATTTGATACATTTTTCCCAGGAAAAAAGAATTTGCGTGAGATAATAAGCAGCGAACAAATAAATATGCTTGAAAATATTATACGATGGTTAAGCTCAAAGGATAAGACAACTATTGAAATAGACATGATAGAAAAGTCTGGCGTTTATCGGCCGTATAAAATATCACTGCAGCCAATTTTGGATGATGATGAAGCAGTTATTGGCAGTGTCATTATGGGAGAAGAACTTTCACAATCCCGGCGTACAAAACGCGAGTTAGAAACATTGTTATCTATAGCTCAGGCTGCAAGTTCAGCAGGTAGTGAAGAACAGCTTATGAAAGAGACAACAGGGAGTATCAAAGATATAATTCCATATAAATATTGTACAATATTTTTAAAGGATAATGGAAATTTAAGGCCTGCATACGAAACGTCGCAGTTAACTGGTAAATTACTTCCAAATATTAAAGGATTTATTGAAAAAAGCATGGATACATTGGAAACAAAATCTGCTGGAAACAGAGAATTTTATCTTGAAAATGTCAAGTCAATACTTGAAGATATGTCTATTTCTTTGATGCTGTCTATTCCTATTATCGATGAAGATTCTGCCATTGGTTCTATACTTCTACTGACTACTTTAACTTCAGTTAGCTCTGTAAGCATTGAAAATGTAGAGATGGCTGCCGATGAACTTTCAGGATATCTGAAGATGCAGAGGTTAACCAGTGAGAAAGAGGAATTTGCCAACACTTTACTTGCAATGAACCAGATTTCGACTGTACTTAATTCCACAAGCAACGAAGATGAAATGCTTGAAAAGGCTGTAAAATCTACTATTAATTCACTGGGCTTTGAAATGGGTTGTATTTACCTAAATGACGATAAAGAAGAATTAACTTTAAGGGTACACAGAAATCTTCCTGAAGGTCTTAAAAATATGTGCATGGCAGGCATGTTTAAAGATCTCTTCAGTAAAACACTTGAAAAACAGAATTTAGTATATGTAACATCTGAATCTGAAGAATATGACTCCCTTGAACCTGCAGTTAAAGCAAATGGCATAAGAACTATGTTAATATTGCCCATTAAAAGCGGAGATAATATAATAGGTCTTTTAAATATGGGCAGCAGACAGATAAAACATTACAATGATATCAGTCTCGAAAATCTTAGTTCTATTGGTTTACAACTGGGCTTAGCTCTTGAAAAGTCAAGATTAGCAATTAAACTAAGCAGGAAGTAA
- a CDS encoding DUF169 domain-containing protein produces the protein MYEEKVKELKELLGLKGSPVAVKLVKSAHEIPEGYSKISEKKRHCEFVQDARLTGNKGYATSDEHLCKGGAGVMGIEPLPASVASGKMYHQLGNYETLEGAQETIAAIPKSSENYYASIYSPLESAEYEPDVIVLVITPKQALRVSQAYLRAKGGRISSDYSGIQSLCADAVVAVKERGVPNMTLGCSGSRKYAKVTDEEVVIGIPPKNFVDIVDALKTFKGKWGEL, from the coding sequence ATGTATGAAGAAAAAGTAAAAGAATTAAAAGAATTATTAGGACTAAAAGGAAGTCCTGTAGCTGTAAAACTGGTAAAATCAGCCCATGAAATACCTGAAGGTTACTCTAAAATAAGTGAAAAAAAAAGGCACTGTGAATTTGTTCAGGACGCAAGGTTAACTGGAAATAAAGGTTATGCAACTTCTGACGAGCACCTGTGTAAAGGTGGGGCTGGCGTAATGGGAATTGAACCATTACCTGCAAGTGTGGCATCTGGAAAGATGTACCATCAACTTGGAAATTATGAAACTTTAGAAGGCGCACAGGAAACCATAGCTGCTATTCCTAAATCCAGCGAAAATTATTATGCTTCAATTTATTCACCCCTAGAAAGTGCAGAATATGAACCTGATGTAATAGTTCTCGTAATTACACCAAAACAAGCTTTAAGAGTATCTCAAGCTTATTTAAGGGCAAAAGGTGGTAGAATTTCCAGCGACTATTCAGGTATACAATCACTGTGTGCTGATGCAGTAGTGGCCGTAAAAGAGAGGGGAGTACCAAACATGACCCTTGGATGTAGCGGTTCACGTAAATACGCCAAAGTAACAGATGAAGAAGTTGTTATAGGCATACCTCCTAAAAACTTTGTCGATATAGTTGACGCCTTGAAAACATTTAAAGGTAAATGGGGAGAACTTTAG
- a CDS encoding DsrE family protein: MKTVQVLGIKAPNSAILAENIIKNGADDGLILTLSPGSEEGLENVAEKYGFAFEVDNLKDKVVVRMTKSQAAELDVTGETCPGPIILVGDKLSSMATGERLKVKSKSSEAIEDIAISIPEMNGKVVEKGTDNNKTYILLEKVEKAASTSAAVVNRDKVLVAQSNGIGNAERAYATFIFSKAAISMGKKVTIFLLMDGVSIAKKGNAEKVKHPSFDRLDNLMIEVIEMGAKVYVCELSAEFRGMKQEDLVKGTSLAGAATYITLLSDPTYAVVNF, encoded by the coding sequence ATGAAAACAGTGCAAGTTCTGGGAATTAAGGCACCTAATTCAGCTATACTCGCAGAAAACATTATAAAAAACGGTGCAGATGATGGGCTTATCTTAACTCTCAGCCCAGGATCAGAAGAGGGCCTTGAAAACGTAGCAGAGAAATATGGTTTCGCATTTGAAGTTGATAATTTAAAAGACAAGGTTGTTGTTAGAATGACAAAATCACAAGCAGCAGAATTGGACGTTACTGGAGAAACATGCCCCGGACCTATTATACTAGTAGGGGACAAGCTTAGTTCTATGGCAACTGGAGAACGCTTAAAGGTCAAAAGTAAAAGCAGTGAAGCCATTGAAGATATAGCTATTTCCATTCCAGAAATGAATGGTAAAGTGGTTGAAAAAGGTACAGATAACAATAAAACTTATATTTTACTGGAAAAAGTAGAAAAAGCTGCTTCAACATCCGCGGCAGTAGTTAATAGAGATAAAGTGCTTGTTGCACAAAGTAATGGAATAGGTAATGCAGAACGTGCATACGCCACATTCATATTCTCAAAAGCTGCCATCAGTATGGGTAAAAAAGTGACAATATTCCTGCTCATGGATGGAGTAAGTATAGCCAAAAAAGGTAACGCAGAAAAGGTTAAACATCCATCTTTCGATAGATTGGACAATTTAATGATAGAAGTTATTGAAATGGGTGCTAAAGTTTACGTATGCGAACTCAGTGCTGAATTTAGAGGAATGAAACAGGAAGACCTTGTTAAGGGTACCAGCCTCGCAGGGGCTGCAACGTACATAACACTGCTGAGTGACCCTACATACGCAGTTGTAAATTTTTAA